Proteins encoded within one genomic window of Mauremys mutica isolate MM-2020 ecotype Southern chromosome 11, ASM2049712v1, whole genome shotgun sequence:
- the INSYN1 gene encoding inhibitory synaptic factor 1 isoform X2, whose amino-acid sequence MTSDILSDSWEFCSFLEVSTPSDSGDGSEQQPGRQPDYRLMNGGVLTPNGPRVETPDSSSEEAFSSGPNLKAQHQRTPGMRERVRFSDKVLYHALCCDDDDRNSQEGTTGSPLPEDLPEEPIEAGHKPPAQPAANPPLPQRHSPHLSATQQQKLMRNSSTQTVSDKSTQTVLPYVSAKQKIKGKN is encoded by the coding sequence ATGACCTCGGACATCCTTTCTGACAGCTGGGAGTTCTGCTCCTTCCTGGAGGTCTCCACCCCGTCTGACTCTGGGGACGGTTCGGAGCAGCAGCCAGGCCGCCAGCCAGACTACCGGCTGATGAACGGCGGAGTGCTGACCCCTAATGGACCCCGGGTGGAGACACCCGACTCTTCCAGCGAGGAGGCCTTCAGCTCCGGCCCCAACCTCAAAGCCCAGCACCAGAGGACGCCGGGCATGAGGGAGCGAGTCCGCTTCAGTGACAAGGTGCTCTACCATGCCCTTTGTTGTGACGATGACGATAGGAACAGCCAGGAAGGCACCACCGGGTCGCCGCTGCCCGAGGACCTTCCGGAGGAGCCCATCGAGGCGGGGCACAAGCCaccggctcagcccgctgccaatcCACCGCTGCCGCAGCGGCACTCTCCTCACCTGAGTGCCACTCAGCAACAGAAACTGATGAGGAACAGCAGCACACAGACCGTGTCAGACAAAAGCACCCAGACAGTGCTTCCCTATGTATCGGCCAAGCAGAAAATCAAAGGCAAAaactga